A region of Natribaculum luteum DNA encodes the following proteins:
- a CDS encoding methylaspartate mutase subunit E gives MIRDERIPSDELRRIDDEIRSNWATGAAVDFDEAIRYHESLPAEKRFAEVLESADKPLLQPRAGVPRLDDQIELLEYLHGEGEADLLPTTIDSYTRDNEYGKAQEGLEKARETGEDTLNGFPAVNHGVDGCRNLIEAIDAPIEVRHGTPDARLLAAITFAGGFQSFEGGPISYNIPYTKEHGLAETIEHWQFVDRLAGAYTERGVRINREPFGPLTGTLVPPSIAIAIGIVEGQLAATQGVRSVTLGYGQVGNVVQDVAALRALKKLGNEYLPDDVYVTTVFHEWMGGFPPDEARANGVISLGGMTAAIAQPDKVITKSPQEFQGVPTKEANAAGLRTTRQIIDMAIEQNIDIDGIDEEQELIERETHCLMDTILKHGDGDVAWGTIKAFESGALDVPFAPSDSAAGAVLPARDDDGRVRIFEWADLEMDDDIKEIHRARLSQRAETEGRQESFRMVADDVDAISDGKLIGRPHSGTGGVGNAD, from the coding sequence ATGATACGAGACGAGCGTATTCCTTCCGACGAGCTACGGCGTATCGACGACGAGATCCGATCCAACTGGGCGACGGGTGCGGCCGTCGACTTCGACGAGGCGATTCGCTACCACGAGTCGCTTCCGGCCGAGAAGCGCTTCGCCGAGGTGCTCGAGTCCGCGGACAAACCGCTGTTGCAGCCCAGAGCGGGCGTCCCGCGACTCGACGACCAGATCGAGCTGCTCGAGTACCTCCACGGTGAAGGCGAGGCGGACCTCCTCCCGACGACCATCGACTCCTACACGCGCGACAACGAGTACGGGAAAGCCCAGGAAGGTCTCGAGAAGGCCCGGGAGACGGGCGAGGACACCCTGAACGGCTTTCCGGCCGTCAACCACGGCGTCGACGGCTGCCGAAACCTGATCGAGGCGATCGACGCCCCGATCGAGGTCCGCCACGGCACGCCCGACGCTCGGCTGCTCGCGGCGATCACCTTCGCGGGCGGCTTCCAGAGCTTCGAGGGCGGACCGATCTCGTACAACATCCCCTACACGAAAGAGCACGGCCTCGCCGAGACGATCGAACACTGGCAGTTCGTCGATCGGCTGGCCGGCGCGTACACCGAACGCGGCGTCCGGATCAATCGCGAGCCGTTCGGTCCGCTGACCGGGACGCTCGTCCCGCCCTCGATCGCGATCGCGATCGGTATCGTCGAGGGCCAGCTTGCGGCCACCCAGGGCGTCCGGTCGGTCACGCTGGGATACGGACAGGTCGGCAACGTCGTCCAGGACGTCGCCGCCCTGCGTGCCCTGAAGAAACTGGGCAACGAGTACCTCCCGGACGACGTCTATGTGACGACCGTCTTCCACGAGTGGATGGGCGGGTTCCCGCCGGACGAGGCTCGTGCCAACGGCGTCATCAGCCTCGGCGGGATGACCGCAGCGATCGCCCAGCCCGACAAGGTCATCACCAAGTCCCCACAGGAGTTCCAGGGTGTGCCGACCAAGGAGGCCAACGCCGCCGGATTGCGAACGACGAGACAGATCATCGACATGGCGATCGAGCAGAACATCGACATCGACGGTATCGACGAGGAGCAGGAACTGATCGAACGCGAGACTCACTGTCTCATGGACACGATCCTGAAACACGGCGACGGCGACGTCGCCTGGGGGACAATCAAGGCCTTCGAGTCCGGTGCACTCGACGTGCCCTTCGCCCCGAGCGACAGCGCGGCGGGTGCGGTGCTCCCTGCACGCGACGACGATGGCCGGGTCCGCATCTTCGAGTGGGCGGACCTCGAGATGGACGACGACATCAAGGAGATCCACCGCGCGCGACTCTCACAGCGGGCCGAGACCGAGGGACGACAGGAGTCGTTCCGGATGGTCGCCGACGACGTCGACGCGATCAGCGACGGGAAACTGATTGGTCGTCCCCACAGCGGCACTGGAGGTGTCGGCAATGCGGATTGA
- the glmS gene encoding methylaspartate mutase subunit S, which yields MVVHTMTRTVVLGVIGSDAHVVGITILEQAFSAAGFDVVNLGVQTSQEEFAEAAKAHDAEAVLVSSLYGHAEQDCQGFHDVLAEADVDAITYIGGNLAVGQDDFEETRATFEDLGFDRVFDSETDPEEAIAALERDLQITTTESERVTVNS from the coding sequence ATGGTTGTCCATACAATGACCCGAACGGTCGTCCTCGGTGTGATCGGGTCCGACGCGCACGTCGTCGGGATCACGATCCTCGAGCAGGCGTTCAGTGCAGCTGGTTTCGACGTCGTCAACCTCGGCGTACAGACCTCCCAGGAGGAGTTCGCCGAGGCAGCGAAAGCCCACGACGCCGAGGCTGTACTGGTCTCCTCGCTCTACGGTCACGCCGAGCAGGACTGTCAGGGTTTCCACGACGTCCTCGCCGAGGCGGACGTCGACGCGATCACCTACATCGGGGGCAACCTCGCAGTCGGCCAGGACGACTTCGAGGAGACTCGGGCGACGTTCGAGGACCTCGGGTTCGACCGGGTCTTCGACTCCGAGACCGATCCCGAAGAGGCGATCGCCGCCCTGGAGCGCGACTTGCAGATCACGACGACAGAGTCGGAGCGTGTTACCGTTAATTCCTAG